The Bacillus sp. Bos-x628 genome segment ACTAAGTTGTCATTAAGTGGATTTAACTCACTGCAAGCGTTAAGTATTGGGCATTGTTCCCCTTATAGTAAGAGTAGCGGTATTAACATAGGAGAAGGCGCAGCGTTTTTAGTTTTAGAAAATTTAGAACATGCTCAAAATAGAGGGGCTCGCATATATGCTGAAGTTTTAGATTATGCAATGTCTGCTGATTGTTATCATCAAACAGCGCCTGATCCAGCAGGATTAGGTGCTACAAGGTCAATGAAAAGTTGTTTAGAACAGTCTGAATTACAAGGTGAAGATTTGTCATATATCAATGGTCATGGTACTGGTACTCCTGCTAATGATCTATCAGAACCAAAGGCGATAAAAGCTATTATTAAGGAAAACAATATACCTGTGTCATCCACTAAATCAATGGTAGGTCATATGTTGGGCGCAGCTGGTGCCACAGAGGCAGTAACGAGTATTCTTGCTTTGAAAAATGGTGTCATTCCACCAACGATTAATTTTAAAGAAGAAGCAAGACAGTATAATATGGATTTTGTACCGAATATACCTCAAAAAGCACAATTAGATGTCATTCTTTCTAATTCATTTGCTTTTGGAGGAAATAATGTCAGCATCACTTTTGGGAAACATTATTTGGCAAAGAAGAAAAATAAAAAAGAAAGTGATAAAAGAGTTGTTTTAACAGGTGTTGGAGCCATCGCCGGTAATGCCTCAAATTATGAAGAAATTACAGGTATATTACTTAGTGGAATGGATGGATTCTCAACGAATGGAAAATTCGGTTTTGAAAAATATGGATATAAAAAAGCTGCACTTTTACCTGATATCGCATATAAAAAATTTATTAATCCGAAATTGCTAAGGAAAATGGATCCCATTAGTAAACAAGCAAATGTAGCTGTGAAAATGGCTTTAGATTCTGCCAAATTGAAGATAACAAATAGTAATACGGAAAAAGTTGGTCTTTTATTCGCTACCGGTACAGGTCCTATTGATACTGTTGAAGCGTTTAACAGAGTTGTCATTGAACAAGGTGCTCAAAAGGCAAATGCGAGACTTTTTCCAAACACTGTAATGAATGCTGCTGCGGGGAATATCGGCTTAAACTTTAAACTGAAAGGCCCGACCTCAACTATCTGTGCTGGAGGTGTTTCTGCAATCAATGCTTTAAATTATGCAACGAATTTAATTCAGCAAGATCTTTGTACGCAAGTCATTGTCGTATCTTCTGACGAATTTAATGAACCTATGATGGCTGGAATGTCCAAAATAAAGGGATATTTAACAGATGATGAAGCAAGGCCATTTGATCAAAACCGAAGTGGAAATATATTAGGTGAAGGTAGCGTTGCATTTGTAATTGAATCACTAGATCATGCCAAAAAAAGAAATGCTGAAATTCTTGGAGAAGTGAAGGGTTTTGGGATGACTTCAGACAATGTTGGAATTGGTGAAGTTGATCTAAAAGGTAGAGCATGGAAACAAGCGATGCTAAGTGCAATTGAAGATTCAGGATTAAATCAAGATCATGTTGATTATATCTCCTCATCTGCTAGTGGTCATAAAATATTTGATGCAGCAGAAGCTAATGCTATGCGTAGACTGTTTTCTAGGAAGAGCCCTCTGATTGGAACGACGAAAGATACATTTGGAGAAACACACGGAACTGCTGGATTTATAGGGATCATTGATGCGTTACTTGCGATAAAAGGTCATTATACTGGTATACGTCATTTAGAAGAGGGCATCTTTGAGGAGAAATTAAATTATCTAAAAGAACCGATATACACTAATTCTGCCTCACATGTTTTAATAAATTCCTTTTCTTATGGAGGTAATTACCAATCTGTTGTATTAAGTAAATACGAAGAATAGTGTTTTCGTGTGGCTGAATTTATTAATGAAGGAGATCAAACATGAAAGGAATTATTTTGGCGGGAGGCAGTGGAACAAGACTGTACCCATTAACAAAAATTATTTCAAAACAACTTCTTCCTATTTATGACAAACCTATGATTTACTACCCGCTATCCGTTTTGATGATGGCAGGTATTAGAGACATTTTATTTATATCAAGTCCACATGACATTTCGAAATTTGAGCAACTATTTGGAGATGGTTCTCAATTTGGTCTCCACTTCGAATACAAGGTGCAGCAGGAACCGGCAGGTATAGCAGAAGCTTTAATTATTGGTGAAGAATTTATAGGAAAAGATCAGGTAACGATGATACTTGGTGATAATATTTTTTATGGACATCAATTAATAGAGAAAATTAAAAAAAGTCATAAAAACACAAAAGGTGCCACGATTTTTGCCTATAAAGTTAGTGATCCATCAAGGTTTGGGGTTGTCAACTTTGATCCAGATCACCGTATCCTATCAATTGAAGAAAAGCCAAGGAAACCTCGGTCGAGTTATGCCATCACTGGGCTATATATTTTTGATCATCAATCGGTTTGTTTCGCTAAACAGTTAAAACCGTCTAATCGTGGAGAATTGGAAATAACAGATATTCATAGTCAATATTTAGCGATGAATCAATTGAATCTACAATTACTTGGAAGAGGGCATGTATGGCTAGATGCAGGTACACATAGTTCACTCTTAGAGGCATCTCAGTTTATTGAAACGATTGAAACAAGACAAAATTTAAAAATTGCTTGTTTAGAAGAAATTGCCTACAATGAGAATTATATCTCAAAAAAAGAACTTGAAAACATGACTAATGATTTTTCGAACAATTCTTATAAGGAATATTTACAGAGTTTATTAGAGGAACATTAAATTTTGCGAAGAGGGTTAAAAAATGAAGGTATATGAGACCAAATTAGAAAATGTTCTTGTTATTGAGACAGATATGTATCAAGATGCAAGAGGTTACTTTTCTGAAACGTATAACCAACATGATTTTAATGAGGCTGGTATAAAAGTCACTTTTATACAAGACAATCATTCATTTTCAAAAGATGCAGGGGTATTGAGGGGGCTTCATTTTCAAGAGCCTCCTTTTGCTCAATCTAAATTGGTAAGGGTGACTTCGGGTGCAATATACGATGTCATCGTTGATATTCGATCAAAATCTCGCACCTTTGGCCAATGGATTTCTATCATCTTGAGCGCAGAAAATAAAAAGCAGGTATTTGTACCAGAAGGCTTTGCACACGGATTCTGTACTCTCACTAGCGATACAAATGTTATATACAAAACAGATGCATACTATTCAAGAGAACACGAATCTGGAATCATATGGAATGACTCGGATCTCAATATTCCCTGGCCAGTAAAAGAGCCATTTCTTTCAACAAAAGATGAATTTCTCCCTATTTTCAAACATTTAAGTATTTTGGAAGAGAAATTTAAATGAATATGCTGATTACCGGAGGAGCAGGTTTTATAGGGAGTCATTTTCTAAAATTTATGACTGAAAAATATCCTTATTATAACTTTGTTAATTTAGATAAATTAACCTATTCTGGAAATGAAAATAATTTGATAAAATTAGATTATTTAAAAAATTATTCCTTTATAGAGGGCAATATCACTGATAAAAACATAGTTACTGATATAATAAGGAAAAATGATATACAAATTATTGTTAATATTGCTGCTGAAACACATGTGGATAGAAGTATTAGCAATTCTTCACCATTTATACAAACAAATATAGTAGGTACTCATCAATTACTAGAAGCTTGTTGTGAATTTAATGGGATTAAATTTATTCAAATATCTACTGATGAAGTCTATGGCTCTTTATC includes the following:
- a CDS encoding beta-ketoacyl-[acyl-carrier-protein] synthase family protein produces the protein MRYKKHQVAITGMGIISANGVGLEEFWNNTANGISGIKKIESIDTSDLMSQYGGEVKNFSPERYLSENEMNSMDRAGQFAVIAAKEAALTASFDIHKVDPYRVGVTLGTSLGGILSGEKFHDQWIKKGLDQANPSLIYQYPIHVPADHVSTYLKVKGPKTVISNACAAGTNAIGHATDMIRSGKADMMFAGGVDPLTKLSLSGFNSLQALSIGHCSPYSKSSGINIGEGAAFLVLENLEHAQNRGARIYAEVLDYAMSADCYHQTAPDPAGLGATRSMKSCLEQSELQGEDLSYINGHGTGTPANDLSEPKAIKAIIKENNIPVSSTKSMVGHMLGAAGATEAVTSILALKNGVIPPTINFKEEARQYNMDFVPNIPQKAQLDVILSNSFAFGGNNVSITFGKHYLAKKKNKKESDKRVVLTGVGAIAGNASNYEEITGILLSGMDGFSTNGKFGFEKYGYKKAALLPDIAYKKFINPKLLRKMDPISKQANVAVKMALDSAKLKITNSNTEKVGLLFATGTGPIDTVEAFNRVVIEQGAQKANARLFPNTVMNAAAGNIGLNFKLKGPTSTICAGGVSAINALNYATNLIQQDLCTQVIVVSSDEFNEPMMAGMSKIKGYLTDDEARPFDQNRSGNILGEGSVAFVIESLDHAKKRNAEILGEVKGFGMTSDNVGIGEVDLKGRAWKQAMLSAIEDSGLNQDHVDYISSSASGHKIFDAAEANAMRRLFSRKSPLIGTTKDTFGETHGTAGFIGIIDALLAIKGHYTGIRHLEEGIFEEKLNYLKEPIYTNSASHVLINSFSYGGNYQSVVLSKYEE
- the rfbC gene encoding dTDP-4-dehydrorhamnose 3,5-epimerase, which gives rise to MKVYETKLENVLVIETDMYQDARGYFSETYNQHDFNEAGIKVTFIQDNHSFSKDAGVLRGLHFQEPPFAQSKLVRVTSGAIYDVIVDIRSKSRTFGQWISIILSAENKKQVFVPEGFAHGFCTLTSDTNVIYKTDAYYSREHESGIIWNDSDLNIPWPVKEPFLSTKDEFLPIFKHLSILEEKFK
- the rfbA gene encoding glucose-1-phosphate thymidylyltransferase RfbA gives rise to the protein MKGIILAGGSGTRLYPLTKIISKQLLPIYDKPMIYYPLSVLMMAGIRDILFISSPHDISKFEQLFGDGSQFGLHFEYKVQQEPAGIAEALIIGEEFIGKDQVTMILGDNIFYGHQLIEKIKKSHKNTKGATIFAYKVSDPSRFGVVNFDPDHRILSIEEKPRKPRSSYAITGLYIFDHQSVCFAKQLKPSNRGELEITDIHSQYLAMNQLNLQLLGRGHVWLDAGTHSSLLEASQFIETIETRQNLKIACLEEIAYNENYISKKELENMTNDFSNNSYKEYLQSLLEEH